One stretch of Ipomoea triloba cultivar NCNSP0323 chromosome 8, ASM357664v1 DNA includes these proteins:
- the LOC116027423 gene encoding uncharacterized protein LOC116027423, whose protein sequence is MVKMAEPPSRVTITLGRSGQVVKKAASSIDFSFADSQAAAGNKRSVRDRLGAAVDSSHSTSQLSNKRQRGDGNGWGSSASSGVDDARLDKDDLRFKIMRKSVLKRSQSSVQQTGVDLRSMLSRSAQSSVTPTNTQHRMPEPKETRNRYPDTWDSRQRMPEGRDSRQRMTESRESRPLMPDTRDSRQRMPELKDVRYQVPDRQSVDILRQAPSSRNVDALPLMDSMRSSFSPWTLERLRRRSPDGILSSRGVSPPRSGEELQRRPTVRAYDDPRLGSYSSKDFSQFSRPMSSTYLSSTALPAAPAKTMVPMHAPIPHPGGLAQRSSYGVEDLPTVDGFLHSLGLEKYAINFKAEEVDMHALKQMGDNDLKELGIPMGPRKKIILALLSRAKRQL, encoded by the exons ATGGTCAAAATGGCGGAGCCTCCATCACGAGTCACCATAACCCTAGGACGCAGTGGCCAG GTGGTAAAGAAAGCAGCGTCTTCCATAGATTTTTCGTTTGCTGATTCACAGGCAGCAGCTGGGAATAAACGTTCAGTTAGAGATAGGCTTGGAGCTGCTGTGGATTCTAGTCATTCTACTTCGCAACTCAGTAATAAACG TCAGCGGGGAGATGGCAATGGATGGGGCAGTAGTGCCTCTAGTGGTGTTGATG ATGCAAGGCTTGATAAAGATGACCTTCGATTCAAAATTATGCGGAAATCTGTGCTGAAAAGAAGTCAAAGTAGTGTCCAGCAGACTGGTGTGGACCTGCGCAGTATGCTGTCAAGATCAGCACAATCTTCAGTAACACCAACCAATACACAGCACCGTATGCCTGAGCCAAAGGAAACTAGAAATCGTTATCCAGATACATGGGATTCTAGACAGCGTATGCCTGAGGGCAGGGATTCTAGACAGCGGATGACTGAAAGCAGGGAATCTAGACCTCTAATGCCAGATACCAGGGATAGTAGACAGCGTATGCCTGAATTAAAGGATGTCAGATATCAAGTGCCTGACCGTCAGAGTGTAGACATTCTTCGACAAGCTCCTTCTTCAAGAAATGTGGATGCTTTGCCTTTAATGGACTCAATGAGAAGCTCTTTTTCACCCTGGACATTGGAACGTTTAAGGCGCAGATCACCAGATGGGATTTTAAGTTCCAGAGGTGTTTCACCCCCAAGGAGCGGGGAAGAATTACAGAGAAGGCCTACAGTAAGGGCGTATGATGATCCTAGACTGGGCTCATACAGTAGCAAAGATTTTTCTCAGTTTTCACGGCCCATGAGCTCTACATATTTGTCAAGCACTGCCCTACCCGCTGCACCTGCCAAGACAATGGTGCCAATGCATGCACCAATTCCTCATCCTGGTGGACTAGCTCAGAGAAGTTCATATGGA GTTGAGGATCTACCTACTGTTGATGGCTTTTTGCACTCATTGGGTCTGGAAAAATATGCTATAAATTTTAAGGCTGAGGAG GTGGATATGCATGCTTTGAAGCAGATGGGTGACAATGATCTTAAGGAGTTGGGGATACCTATG GGGCCACGAAAGAAGATTATACTTGCACTGTTATCTCGTGCCAAGCGGCAACTATGA